One genomic region from Bufo bufo chromosome 3, aBufBuf1.1, whole genome shotgun sequence encodes:
- the LOC120993723 gene encoding olfactory receptor class A-like protein 1, producing the protein MGTWLTLDIISYLFLDLIGIPGNLFILFAFLHTFYCKGKVTTGEIILSKLALSNLLVILTWGIPVTLQSTGTYMVFGDLSCQISLYLYCVGRAMSVSITSLLGCFQCISITPLHQRWSRVKRKLLDHLFTVMLFLWAFNLIISSTRLTYSTASIKNITSTYIMSYSFCFVVFPNYLLYIGNGIIYVVRDLFFLTLMMLTSGYLLYVFYQHGKKVNSIPTSNTKHAEIQAAKAIFTLVMMYIVSFGLDNFFWILTLCTFTLSPRFTDARIFFDSCYSAISPIVIISTNKKIQKGLQCTRKRRDLQAVKTISNHVSRKKS; encoded by the coding sequence ATGGGGACCTGGCTCACCCTTGACATTATAAGTTATTTATTCCTGGACTTAATAGGAATTCCTGgcaatctttttattttatttgccttccttcacACCTTCTATTGTAAAGGTAAAGTAACCACTGGAGAAATTATCCTCAGCAAACTGGCACTGTCCAATCTGCTGGTCATTCTGACATGGGGCATACCAGTCACCCTGCAATCTACTGGAACGTATATGGTGTTTGGTGACTTATCTTGCCAGATAAGCCTTTACCTTTACTGTGTAGGAAGAGCCATGTCTGTCAGCATTACCTCTTTGCTGGGATGTTTTCAGTGTATTTCCATTACCCCGTTGCACCAAAGATGGTCGAGAGTAAAGAGGAAGCTTCTGGATCACCTATTCACAGTAATGCTGTTTCTCTGGGCTTTCAATCTAATCATAAGTAGCACCCGGCTGACATACTCTACAGCTTCTATCAAGAACATTACTTCTACATACATTATGAGTTATAGCTTCTGCTTTGTGGTCTTCCCAAATTATCTCCTCTACATAGGTAATGGGATTATCTATGTTGTGCGTGACTTGTTCTTCTTGACTCTGATGATGTTGACCAGTGGTTATCTTCTCTATGTTTTCTACCAGCATGGAAAGAAAGTAAATTCTATCCCAACTTCAAACACTAAGCATGCTGAGATCCAAGCAGCCAAAGCCATCTTTACTTTGGTCATGATGTATATTGTAAGCTTTGGATTAGATAATTTCTTTTGGATTCTCACTCTCTGCACTTTTACTCTTTCTCCCCGATTTACTGATGCTCGAATATTTTTTGATTCCTGTTACTCTGCTATAAGCCCTATTGTAATCATCTCAACCAACAAGAAAATCCAAAAGGGCCTTCAGTGCACACGGAAAAGAAGAGACCTTCAAGCAGTGAAGACTATATCTAATCATGTATCTAGGAAGAAGTCCTAG